The following are encoded in a window of Acidimicrobiales bacterium genomic DNA:
- a CDS encoding glutamate synthase-related protein, protein MQALEIATWSEVADREPVGVLVDGVDLVIVRFDDNHSVLYGRCLHRGAHMADGRVDGDDLICGLHGWDYVFHTGVSSYDNRERLNKFSSWLEGDALMVDADEIATWAREHPQPFDRDAYQGEFQDPHGDPAEPHVGLIRQLADEGLDVLGHHGPVASMGVERDRLPEWDDIQFVTAQLARRPQLDDVSVGTEVVIGPNADSPLRLEIPLFVSDMSFGALSEEAKVALSRGAELAGTGICSGEGGMLPEEHAENSRYFYELASGKFGWAIEKTADVQAFHFKFGQGAKTGTGGHLPGIKVNGKIAEVRELEPGENAISPATFVDLTTEDDFRRLADQVREVSGGVPIGAKLSAQHIEDDIDAALRIGVDYVILDGRGGGTGAAPVVFRDHISVPTIPALARARRHLDGQGRRDVTLVITGGLRTPTDFAKALALGADAVAVSNAAMQAIGCIGMRACATDNCPVGIATQKPELRARLPVDEAAHRLQRFFEASVELMGVLARACGHSHLREFSVTDLTTFDRDMAALTGIDFGGVR, encoded by the coding sequence ATGCAGGCACTGGAGATCGCCACATGGAGCGAGGTCGCCGATCGTGAACCGGTGGGGGTGCTGGTCGATGGCGTCGATCTCGTCATCGTGCGCTTCGACGACAACCACTCGGTGCTCTACGGACGGTGCCTCCACCGTGGCGCGCACATGGCCGACGGCCGGGTCGATGGCGACGATCTGATCTGCGGGCTGCACGGATGGGACTACGTGTTCCACACCGGTGTGTCGAGCTACGACAACCGCGAACGGCTGAACAAGTTCTCGTCGTGGCTCGAAGGTGACGCGCTCATGGTCGACGCGGATGAGATCGCCACATGGGCCCGGGAGCATCCGCAACCCTTCGACCGAGACGCCTACCAGGGGGAGTTCCAGGACCCCCATGGCGATCCGGCAGAGCCCCACGTGGGACTGATCCGTCAACTGGCCGACGAGGGCCTCGACGTGCTCGGTCACCACGGGCCCGTCGCCTCGATGGGCGTCGAGCGGGACCGCCTGCCCGAGTGGGACGACATCCAGTTCGTCACCGCCCAGCTCGCTCGTCGTCCCCAACTCGACGATGTGTCCGTCGGCACCGAGGTCGTCATCGGCCCGAACGCCGACTCGCCGCTCCGTCTCGAGATCCCGCTGTTCGTCAGCGACATGAGCTTCGGGGCGCTCAGCGAGGAGGCCAAGGTCGCCCTGAGCCGCGGCGCGGAGCTGGCCGGCACGGGTATCTGCTCGGGTGAGGGGGGCATGCTTCCGGAGGAACATGCGGAGAACTCTCGCTACTTCTACGAGTTGGCGAGCGGGAAGTTCGGCTGGGCGATCGAGAAGACCGCGGATGTGCAGGCGTTCCACTTCAAGTTCGGGCAGGGCGCGAAGACCGGGACGGGCGGTCACCTTCCCGGTATCAAGGTCAACGGCAAGATCGCCGAGGTTCGCGAGCTCGAGCCCGGTGAGAACGCGATCTCCCCGGCGACGTTCGTCGATCTCACGACCGAGGACGACTTCCGCCGGCTGGCCGACCAGGTGCGAGAGGTCTCGGGCGGCGTGCCGATCGGGGCGAAGCTGTCGGCCCAGCACATCGAGGACGACATCGACGCCGCCCTGCGCATCGGGGTCGACTACGTCATCCTCGATGGTCGCGGCGGCGGCACGGGGGCGGCGCCGGTCGTGTTCCGGGACCACATCTCCGTGCCGACCATCCCCGCCCTCGCCCGGGCCCGACGCCACCTCGACGGCCAGGGGCGCCGCGACGTCACGCTCGTCATCACCGGAGGGCTCCGCACGCCCACCGACTTCGCCAAGGCGCTGGCGCTCGGCGCCGATGCGGTGGCGGTCTCCAACGCGGCGATGCAGGCGATCGGGTGCATCGGCATGCGGGCCTGCGCGACCGACAACTGTCCGGTCGGCATCGCCACCCAGAAGCCGGAGCTGCGAGCCCGACTCCCGGTCGACGAAGCCGCGCACCGGCTGCAGCGCTTCTTCGAGGCGTCGGTCGAGCTGATGGGCGTGCTCGCCCGGGCGTGCGGACACTCGCACCTTCGAGAGTTCAGTGTGACCGACCTGACCACGTTCGACCGCGACATGGCGGCACTGACCGGTATCGACTTCGGGGGCGTGCGATGA
- the lhgO gene encoding L-2-hydroxyglutarate oxidase: MTAEKVETTIDVAIVGAGILGLTTARALLRRDPGRRIVVLEKEATPAVHQTGRNSGVIHSGIYYKPDSGKAAMVAAGRHDLIAFLDEHAITYDMCGKVVVAVSDDERARLDALEIRAAENNVATERLDRVGLREREPHIEGVAALRVPSAGIVDYGEVCAALVDELTAAGVEIRLGTRVEGTTVRHDGIVVATEHGTLKAGTLINCGGLHCDRVAEAAGADTDGVRVMPFRGEYYELAPKARHLVNDLVYPLPDPDFPFLGVHLTRMIDGSIHAGPNAVPALKREGYRWRDISARDTAEIAFSRRTWILARKYWRKEVGEIHRSLSRKAFLTALQRLCPELTDADLEPSASGVRAQAIARDGTLLDDFSFAEGPRAVHVLNAPSPAATASFAIAESVADRHDRLR; encoded by the coding sequence ATGACCGCAGAGAAGGTCGAGACGACGATCGACGTCGCGATCGTGGGCGCCGGGATCCTCGGGCTCACCACCGCACGCGCCCTGCTGCGGCGCGACCCCGGTCGTCGCATCGTCGTGCTGGAGAAGGAAGCGACGCCGGCCGTTCACCAGACCGGCCGCAACTCCGGCGTGATCCACTCGGGCATCTACTACAAGCCCGACTCCGGCAAGGCCGCGATGGTCGCGGCCGGCCGTCACGACCTGATCGCGTTCCTCGACGAACACGCCATCACCTACGACATGTGCGGCAAGGTCGTCGTGGCGGTGTCCGACGACGAACGAGCACGGCTCGATGCCCTGGAGATCCGCGCCGCCGAGAACAACGTCGCCACCGAACGGCTCGACCGCGTCGGCCTGCGCGAACGCGAGCCCCACATCGAAGGAGTGGCCGCCCTGCGCGTCCCGAGCGCGGGCATCGTCGACTACGGCGAGGTGTGCGCCGCGCTGGTGGATGAGCTCACGGCCGCCGGTGTGGAGATCCGCCTCGGCACTCGGGTCGAGGGCACCACGGTGCGCCACGACGGCATCGTCGTCGCCACCGAACACGGCACGCTGAAGGCCGGCACGCTGATCAACTGTGGTGGGCTGCACTGCGACCGGGTGGCCGAGGCGGCCGGCGCCGACACCGACGGTGTGCGGGTGATGCCGTTCCGGGGTGAGTACTACGAGCTCGCACCCAAGGCCCGCCACCTCGTCAACGATCTCGTCTACCCACTGCCCGACCCGGACTTCCCGTTCCTGGGCGTGCACCTCACCCGCATGATCGACGGCAGCATCCACGCCGGACCCAACGCGGTGCCGGCGCTGAAGCGTGAGGGCTACCGCTGGCGGGACATCTCGGCTCGTGACACGGCCGAGATCGCCTTCTCCCGACGCACCTGGATCCTGGCTCGCAAGTACTGGCGCAAGGAGGTGGGCGAGATCCACCGGTCGCTGAGCCGGAAGGCCTTTCTCACCGCGCTCCAGCGCCTCTGCCCCGAACTGACCGACGCCGACCTCGAGCCGTCGGCTTCGGGCGTGCGGGCCCAGGCCATCGCCCGCGACGGGACACTGCTCGACGACTTCTCGTTTGCCGAAGGCCCCCGCGCCGTGCACGTGCTGAACGCCCCGTCACCCGCGGCGACCGCGTCGTTCGCGATCGCGGAATCGGTGGCCGACCGCCACGATCGACTGCGTTAG